One Pelobates fuscus isolate aPelFus1 chromosome 8, aPelFus1.pri, whole genome shotgun sequence genomic window carries:
- the COPS3 gene encoding COP9 signalosome complex subunit 3, with amino-acid sequence MASALEQFVNSVRQLSSQGQMTQLCELINKSGELLAKNLSHLDTVLGALDVQEHSLGVLAVLFVKFSMPSIPDFETLFSQVQLFISTCNGEHIRYATDTFAGLCHQLTNALVERKQPMRGICVLRQAIDKMQMNTNQLTSIHADLCQLCLLAKCFKPALAYLDVDMMDICKENGAYEAKPFLCYYYYGGMIYTGLKNLERALYFYEQAITTPAMAVSHIMLESYKKYILVSLILLGKVQQLPKYTSQIVGRFIKPLSNAYHELAQVYSTNNPAELRNLVNKHSETFTRDNNMGLVKQCLSSLYKKNIQRLTKTFLTLSLQDMASRVQLSGAQEAEKYVLHMIEDGEIFASINQKDGMVCFHDNPEKYNNPAMLHNIDQEMLRCIDLDDRLKAMDQEITVNPQFVQKSMGSQDDDSGSKPSSYS; translated from the exons GGCAAATGACCCAACTGTGTGAACTCATTAACAAGAGTGGGGAGCTGCTGGCAAAGAATCTGTCTCATCTGGACACCGTCCTGGGGGCTTTAGATGTTCAGGAACATTCTCTGGGGGTCCTTGCAGTTTT GTTTGTCAAATTTTCCATGCCCAGTATTCCTGACTTTGAGACATTATTTTCTCAAGTCCAGCTCTTTATCAGCACTTGCAACGGAGAGCACATTCGATATGCGACCGACACGT TTGCTGGTCTGTGCCATCAGTTAACAAATGCACTTGTGGAAAGGAAGCag CCCATGCGAGGAATCTGTGTCCTGAGGCAAGCCATAGACAAGATGCAAATGAATACAAACCAGCTGACCTCAATTCATGCAGACCTTTGCCAG CTTTGTTTGTTAGCAAAATGTTTTAAGCCTGCACTCGCTTACTTAGATGTAGACATGATGGACATCTGCAAAGAAAATGGTGCGTATGAAGCAAAGCCATTCCTGTGCTATTACTACTATGGTGGGATGATCTACACAGGCTTGAAGAACCTAGAGAGGGCGCTTTATTTCTACGAGCAG GCTATTACAACTCCAGCCATGGCTGTTAGTCACATTATGTTGGAgtcttataaaaaatatattctagTTTCCTTGATTCTCTTGGGAAAGGTTCAACAACTACCTAAATATACCTCGCAGATTGTGGGCAGATTCATTAAG CCTCTTAGCAATGCCTACCATGAGCTAGCACAAGTATATTCAACAAATAACCCAGCAGAGCTCCGAAACCTGGTGAACAAACACAGTGAAACTTTTACAAGGGACAATAACATGGGTTTGGTGAAACAATGCCTGTCCTCTCTCTACAAGAAGAACATTCAGAGGCTCACTAAG ACTTTCCTCACCCTCTCATTACAAGACATGGCCAGTCGAGTGCAGTTATCTGGGGCTCAAGAGGCTGAAAAATATGTTCTACACATG ATCGAAGATGGAGAAATCTTTGCTAGTATTAATCAGAAGGACGGGATGGTGTGTTTTCACGACAACCCAGAGAAATATAACAATCCTGCTATGCTTCACAATATTGATCAGgag ATGCTACGCTGTATAGATCTTGATGACAGATTGAAGGCAATGGATCAAGAAATCACCGTGAACCCTCAATTTGTTCAGAAG AGCATGGGCTCTCAGGATGACGACTCAGGAAGCAAACCATCTAGTTACTCGTGA